A DNA window from Aminipila luticellarii contains the following coding sequences:
- a CDS encoding ABC transporter permease, which translates to MERIKRILVSDGFNNAMSSIFAILIGLLFGFIILLISNPSQAVEGLGIILKGGFSAEGKGMGQVLYFATPLILTGLSVGFAFKTGLFNIGAAGQFIMGAFAAIYVGVHWTFLPAPLHWIAALLAAAVVGGLWALIPGLMKAYLNVNEVISTIMMNYIGMYMANYLVKLTVYDRLRAQSLDVASTCVLPKMGLDHVFYNSLGGGKDLSTVNCGIYIAVIIAIVIYILLNKTTFGYELKACGYNADASRYAGINEKRNVVLSMVIAGALSGLGGGLLYLSGAGGRHIKVVDVLASEGFNGIPVALLGLSNPIGIIFSGIFISYITEGGNYLQSLNYAPEIIQMIIACIIYFSAFALILRKIIPGILKRRAENKKGGEK; encoded by the coding sequence ATGGAGCGGATAAAAAGAATTTTGGTCAGCGATGGATTTAACAACGCCATGTCATCCATTTTCGCAATTTTAATCGGATTATTGTTTGGATTTATTATTTTGTTGATCAGTAATCCTTCTCAGGCTGTAGAAGGTTTGGGCATTATTTTAAAAGGCGGATTCAGTGCAGAAGGAAAAGGAATGGGACAGGTTCTCTATTTTGCCACTCCGCTGATTCTGACAGGGCTGTCTGTCGGCTTTGCTTTTAAGACGGGGCTGTTCAATATCGGTGCCGCGGGACAGTTTATCATGGGCGCTTTTGCGGCTATTTATGTAGGGGTTCATTGGACTTTCCTGCCGGCGCCCCTTCACTGGATAGCAGCTCTTTTAGCCGCAGCAGTTGTTGGCGGGTTGTGGGCATTGATACCCGGACTAATGAAAGCATATTTGAACGTAAATGAAGTTATTTCAACGATCATGATGAATTATATCGGCATGTATATGGCCAATTATTTGGTCAAGCTTACGGTTTACGACCGCCTGAGGGCTCAATCGCTGGATGTAGCAAGTACCTGCGTACTGCCTAAGATGGGACTGGATCATGTTTTTTACAACAGCCTGGGAGGCGGCAAGGATTTGTCCACTGTAAACTGCGGTATTTATATTGCTGTAATTATTGCTATTGTTATATATATTCTTTTAAATAAAACGACTTTCGGATATGAGCTGAAAGCCTGCGGATATAATGCGGATGCCAGCAGATATGCCGGTATTAATGAGAAGAGAAATGTGGTGCTTTCCATGGTCATTGCTGGAGCTTTATCCGGACTTGGAGGCGGGCTCTTATATCTGTCCGGTGCCGGCGGAAGACATATAAAGGTAGTGGACGTTCTGGCAAGTGAAGGCTTTAATGGTATTCCGGTAGCCTTGCTTGGCCTTTCCAATCCCATCGGTATTATTTTCTCTGGTATCTTTATTTCTTATATCACGGAGGGCGGAAATTACCTGCAAAGCTTAAATTATGCACCGGAAATCATTCAGATGATCATTGCCTGCATTATTTATTTCAGTGCATTCGCATTGATTTTAAGAAAGATTATACCGGGCATTCTCAAACGCAGGGCGGAGAACAAGAAAGGGGGAGAAAAATAA
- a CDS encoding BMP family lipoprotein encodes MKKFLAIVLALVLVLGLVACGDKKEAAKDNTKETYEIAMITDVGEIDDKSFNQGTWEGIKAYAEKNNISHKYYKPTEQTEDAYLAAIQLAVKGGAKIVVTPGYLFEVPIYRAQEMYPEVHFVLIDGYPNDGTKDANGNTTAAPAKNSVGIKFAEEQSGYLAGYAAVIDGYTKLGFMGGMAVPAVVRYGYGFAQGADAAAKELGLAAGSIELKYNYTGGFDATPEVQTLASSWYSDGTEVIFGCGGKVGNAVMAAAESAKGKVIGVDVDQSSESDTVITSAMKGLAASVQSMLSDYYGDKFPGAQSLTLGAAEDGVQLPMDTSKFNTFTKDDYDAVYKQLASGEIKLQKDDVKSADQLGLSYVKVQVIK; translated from the coding sequence ATGAAGAAATTTTTGGCAATTGTACTGGCTCTTGTGCTTGTACTTGGTTTAGTTGCCTGTGGGGACAAGAAAGAAGCGGCAAAGGACAACACAAAGGAAACCTATGAAATTGCAATGATTACGGATGTCGGCGAAATTGACGACAAATCCTTTAATCAGGGGACTTGGGAAGGCATCAAAGCTTACGCTGAGAAAAACAATATTTCTCACAAGTATTATAAACCGACCGAACAGACGGAGGATGCTTATTTAGCGGCTATTCAGCTGGCTGTTAAAGGGGGAGCAAAGATTGTTGTAACACCGGGATATTTATTTGAAGTACCGATTTATCGGGCTCAGGAAATGTATCCGGAGGTTCACTTTGTTTTGATTGACGGTTATCCGAACGACGGCACAAAAGATGCAAACGGTAATACGACAGCGGCACCGGCAAAGAATTCTGTTGGAATTAAGTTTGCCGAAGAGCAGTCCGGATATCTGGCAGGTTATGCGGCCGTTATAGACGGATATACTAAGCTTGGATTCATGGGCGGAATGGCTGTTCCCGCTGTAGTGCGATACGGATATGGATTCGCACAGGGCGCTGATGCAGCCGCTAAAGAGCTGGGTCTTGCTGCGGGCAGTATTGAGCTGAAATACAACTACACCGGCGGATTCGACGCAACTCCGGAAGTGCAGACACTGGCTTCTTCCTGGTATTCTGACGGAACAGAAGTAATCTTCGGCTGCGGCGGTAAGGTAGGAAACGCCGTAATGGCTGCTGCTGAATCCGCAAAAGGAAAAGTCATCGGTGTTGACGTAGACCAGAGCAGTGAATCCGATACGGTTATTACTTCTGCGATGAAGGGACTTGCGGCTTCCGTACAGTCTATGCTTTCAGACTACTATGGAGATAAATTCCCTGGCGCACAGAGCTTGACTCTTGGTGCTGCGGAAGATGGTGTACAGCTTCCTATGGACACTTCCAAGTTTAACACATTTACTAAGGACGATTATGATGCGGTTTACAAACAGTTGGCAAGCGGCGAGATTAAACTACAGAAGGATGATGTAAAAAGTGCAGATCAATTAGGTTTAAGCTACGTCAAGGTACAGGTTATTAAGTAA
- a CDS encoding DMT family transporter produces MKRVGIYIFLTAFLFGTMEVALKLAGNGMDSFQLTFWRFFIGGILLMPFAFNEIRINQTRLELKDFGYLLIVGILCIPISMLFFQLGVMRSNASTASVIMCINPLFTMIFAHFMSDEKFSKKKMIVMIWGIAGLFFMVRPWNIQEGNTPIGMLFMLIAAATFGLYTVAGKNSIKKMGIMAQTSISFILGSGVLLVIMLFLHKPVFRGVADNLVLVLYIGIFVTGLGYYFYFAAIKLSDATTGSIAFFIKPAIAPVIAVIILGDKLLWNTYLGIALILIASYLNIYNKKTEDRNIEQEQIEFK; encoded by the coding sequence ATGAAAAGAGTAGGAATATATATTTTTCTGACAGCGTTCTTATTTGGAACGATGGAGGTGGCCTTAAAACTTGCCGGTAATGGGATGGATTCCTTCCAGCTGACATTTTGGCGTTTTTTTATTGGGGGCATTTTATTGATGCCGTTTGCTTTTAATGAAATCAGAATAAATCAAACGAGATTAGAATTAAAGGATTTTGGGTATTTACTAATAGTAGGTATCCTGTGTATTCCAATCAGCATGCTGTTCTTTCAGCTGGGTGTTATGCGTTCCAATGCGTCCACTGCCTCGGTCATCATGTGTATTAACCCGCTTTTTACCATGATTTTTGCCCATTTCATGTCTGACGAAAAATTTAGTAAAAAGAAAATGATTGTAATGATATGGGGGATAGCGGGGCTTTTTTTCATGGTGAGGCCCTGGAATATCCAAGAGGGAAATACACCCATAGGAATGCTTTTTATGCTGATTGCGGCGGCCACCTTTGGCCTTTATACCGTAGCGGGCAAGAACAGTATAAAAAAGATGGGAATTATGGCACAGACCAGCATAAGCTTTATTTTAGGCTCCGGAGTTCTGCTTGTTATCATGCTCTTTCTTCATAAGCCTGTTTTTCGAGGTGTTGCAGATAACCTTGTATTGGTTCTCTACATCGGCATTTTTGTCACAGGCCTGGGATACTATTTTTATTTTGCCGCCATTAAGCTGTCGGATGCGACTACAGGATCCATAGCCTTTTTCATTAAGCCGGCCATTGCACCGGTCATAGCTGTTATCATACTGGGAGATAAGCTGCTGTGGAATACGTACTTAGGAATTGCGCTTATTTTAATCGCTTCTTATCTAAATATATATAATAAGAAAACAGAGGATAGAAACATTGAACAAGAACAAATTGAATTTAAGTGA
- a CDS encoding YgiQ family radical SAM protein gives MGFLPITKEECEARGWSQPDFVLITGDGYIDHPSFGTAIISRLLENRGYKVAVLAQPDWNSKKDFMRFGRPRLGFLVNAGNVDSMVNHYSVFKHKRRTDAYSPGGEAGKRPNRAVIVYSNRAREAYKDVPIIIGGLEASLRRLGHYDYWDDKVRRSVLLDAKADILVYGMGERAVVEIAEALDSGIEAKDIGWIRGTCVKAREIYMDEDTVLLPSFESIVASKKAYAESFALQYKNNDFITAKRLVEQYAEGLYVVQNPPQPPLETLELDDVYGLPYEGTYHPSYEEAGGIPAIKEVEFSIISSRGCFGGCAFCALTYHQGRQVRGRSKESIVKEGRRLAALPGFKGYIHDVGGPTANFRGPACKKQLTRGGCTHKDCLYPAPCSQLEVDHKEYLEILRALRSIEGVKKVFIRSGVRFDYVMADKSDEFLRELCKYHVSGTLKVAPEHISDRVLSYMHKPNKRVFEEFSSKYKKINEQLGLKQYLIPYLISSHPGSTLKDAVELAEFLSDNGFVPDQVQDFYPTPGTLATCMYYTELDPLTMERVYVAKTMEEKKMQRALIHFNKPENRELVRAALVKTGREDLFGKLLRGSGRTQNPYKKEPPLRNQKEKTRSSGNRGGQPLKKSNKRRS, from the coding sequence ATGGGATTTTTACCTATTACAAAAGAAGAATGTGAGGCAAGAGGCTGGTCACAGCCGGATTTTGTTCTGATTACAGGGGATGGCTATATAGACCATCCTTCTTTTGGCACAGCCATCATCAGCAGACTGCTGGAAAATCGCGGATATAAGGTGGCTGTTTTGGCACAGCCGGATTGGAACAGCAAAAAAGATTTTATGCGTTTCGGAAGACCGAGACTGGGATTCCTTGTCAATGCGGGGAACGTGGACTCCATGGTGAACCATTATTCCGTTTTTAAGCATAAAAGGAGAACGGATGCCTATTCTCCGGGAGGAGAAGCGGGAAAACGACCCAACCGTGCCGTCATCGTTTACAGCAACCGGGCAAGAGAAGCATATAAAGATGTCCCTATTATAATCGGCGGCCTTGAAGCAAGCCTTCGGCGGCTTGGACATTACGACTATTGGGATGATAAGGTGAGACGGTCTGTATTGCTGGATGCAAAAGCAGATATTCTCGTATACGGCATGGGAGAGCGAGCTGTTGTGGAAATCGCCGAAGCTTTGGATTCAGGCATTGAGGCGAAGGATATCGGATGGATTCGGGGAACCTGCGTGAAAGCAAGGGAAATTTATATGGATGAAGATACGGTACTGCTGCCGAGCTTCGAGAGTATTGTTGCTTCAAAGAAAGCCTATGCAGAAAGTTTCGCCCTTCAATATAAAAATAATGATTTTATTACAGCCAAACGGTTGGTGGAGCAGTATGCGGAAGGTCTGTATGTAGTGCAGAATCCCCCGCAGCCGCCCCTTGAAACCCTGGAACTGGACGATGTATACGGCTTGCCTTACGAAGGAACCTATCATCCGTCCTACGAAGAAGCAGGCGGAATCCCGGCGATTAAAGAAGTAGAATTCAGTATTATCAGCAGCAGGGGATGCTTTGGGGGCTGTGCTTTCTGTGCCTTGACTTATCATCAGGGCAGACAGGTACGGGGACGAAGCAAAGAATCTATTGTAAAAGAAGGAAGAAGATTAGCTGCATTACCGGGATTTAAAGGATATATACATGATGTGGGAGGTCCGACGGCAAACTTTAGGGGACCTGCCTGCAAAAAACAGCTGACCAGGGGGGGCTGCACCCATAAGGACTGCCTGTATCCGGCACCTTGCAGCCAGCTTGAAGTAGACCATAAAGAGTATCTGGAAATACTCCGGGCACTTCGCAGCATAGAAGGGGTCAAAAAGGTATTTATTCGTTCAGGTGTACGCTTTGATTATGTCATGGCCGATAAAAGTGATGAGTTCCTGAGAGAGCTTTGTAAATATCATGTGAGCGGCACACTGAAAGTGGCTCCCGAGCATATCTCGGACCGTGTTCTTTCCTATATGCACAAGCCGAATAAAAGAGTATTTGAAGAATTCAGCAGCAAATATAAAAAGATCAATGAACAGTTGGGATTAAAACAGTATCTGATTCCGTATCTGATTTCTTCCCATCCCGGGAGTACGTTAAAGGATGCCGTTGAACTGGCTGAATTTTTAAGTGATAACGGATTTGTGCCGGATCAGGTGCAGGATTTTTACCCGACGCCCGGAACATTAGCCACCTGCATGTATTATACGGAGCTGGATCCCCTTACGATGGAAAGGGTTTACGTCGCTAAAACGATGGAAGAAAAAAAGATGCAGAGAGCACTGATTCATTTTAATAAACCGGAGAACAGGGAACTAGTAAGGGCGGCACTGGTCAAGACCGGGCGGGAGGACTTATTTGGAAAACTGCTCAGAGGTTCCGGAAGAACCCAGAATCCGTACAAAAAGGAGCCTCCTTTGAGAAATCAAAAAGAAAAGACCCGGAGTTCAGGCAATAGGGGCGGACAGCCTTTAAAGAAGAGCAATAAAAGAAGGAGCTAA
- a CDS encoding CAP domain-containing protein, giving the protein MKTKFVKTTLSLSLLLMAAAPTAAFAGTNCNANVSVPLNQSVVKNLNSCFTSAGVQNCFKNLNCTDSKCYVKFVDGKLQLVSDNNCSQSQTVQNQKSKDCNVLKPISNGTTTNTNTGKDTTTNTNTGKDTTTNTNTGKDTTTNTNTGKDTTTNTNTGKDTTTNTNTGKDTTTNPNTGKDTTTNNTGTFGSYEQQVVDIVNQERAKSGLAPLTINAKLSQVAEKKAEDMRDQNYFSHTSPTYGSPFDMMKQFGITYTAAGENIAKGQKTPQDVMTAWMNSSGHRANIMNSNYQQIGVGYVTDSNGTTYWVQEFIK; this is encoded by the coding sequence ATGAAAACCAAATTTGTCAAAACAACGTTATCACTATCATTACTGCTTATGGCAGCCGCACCAACTGCGGCTTTTGCAGGAACAAACTGTAACGCCAATGTTTCAGTTCCATTGAACCAATCTGTGGTTAAGAATTTGAATAGCTGTTTCACAAGTGCAGGAGTACAGAATTGTTTTAAAAATCTAAATTGCACAGACTCGAAATGCTATGTTAAATTTGTAGATGGCAAGCTTCAGCTTGTTTCTGATAATAATTGCAGTCAAAGTCAAACGGTTCAAAATCAGAAATCAAAAGACTGCAACGTGTTAAAGCCTATCAGCAACGGTACGACAACCAACACCAACACTGGTAAGGACACAACCACAAATACAAACACTGGTAAGGACACGACCACTAACACCAACACCGGCAAGGACACAACTACCAACACCAACACTGGTAAAGACACGACCACAAATACAAACACTGGTAAGGACACGACAACTAACACTAACACCGGCAAGGACACAACTACCAACCCCAACACTGGTAAAGACACGACCACAAATAATACAGGTACGTTCGGTTCTTACGAGCAGCAGGTCGTAGATATTGTGAACCAGGAAAGAGCTAAGTCCGGACTTGCACCGCTGACTATCAACGCTAAATTGTCTCAGGTTGCGGAGAAGAAGGCAGAGGATATGAGAGATCAGAATTATTTCTCCCATACATCCCCAACTTACGGTTCACCGTTTGACATGATGAAGCAGTTCGGCATCACGTATACTGCGGCAGGTGAAAATATTGCAAAAGGACAGAAGACTCCTCAGGACGTTATGACTGCTTGGATGAATTCTTCCGGACACCGGGCAAACATTATGAACAGCAATTACCAGCAGATCGGCGTAGGCTATGTAACAGACAGCAACGGAACGACATACTGGGTGCAGGAATTCATTAAATAA
- the rlmN gene encoding 23S rRNA (adenine(2503)-C(2))-methyltransferase RlmN translates to MPDKVHLKDMTLEEMANFFESLGEKKFRAKQVYQWLYRGVCSFEEMTDLSKELRQKLTETAEVGSLRLLQVQASQEDGTRKYLFGLADGNSVESVFMKYKYGNSICISSQAGCRMGCKFCASTIGGLCRNLTAGEMADQIISVEKNTGEKISNIVIMGTGEPFDNYENLSKFIYLVHHKAGLNIGMRSITVSTCGILPKIEVFAKEFPQVNLAISLHAPNDQIRDLTMPINKKYNMEQLLKACRDYVEETGRRITFEYALVSGVNDQAVHAEELAKRLKGMLCHVNLIPLNNVTESSFSGASRVQASQFQAQLEKLGIQATVRRELGSDIDAACGQLRLKNYENLEN, encoded by the coding sequence ATGCCAGATAAAGTTCATTTAAAAGATATGACTCTCGAAGAAATGGCAAACTTCTTCGAGAGTCTTGGTGAAAAGAAATTTAGGGCGAAACAAGTATATCAATGGCTGTACCGGGGCGTATGCAGTTTTGAGGAAATGACGGATCTGTCCAAGGAGCTTCGGCAGAAGCTGACGGAAACGGCGGAAGTAGGCAGCTTAAGGCTGTTGCAGGTGCAGGCATCCCAGGAAGACGGCACCAGAAAATATCTCTTTGGGCTGGCAGACGGTAACAGCGTAGAAAGTGTTTTTATGAAATATAAATATGGCAATTCCATCTGCATCTCTTCTCAGGCAGGATGCCGTATGGGATGTAAATTTTGTGCGTCTACCATAGGAGGTCTTTGCAGGAATCTGACAGCGGGAGAAATGGCGGATCAGATTATTTCCGTGGAAAAGAATACCGGAGAGAAGATCAGCAACATTGTGATAATGGGAACCGGTGAGCCATTTGATAATTATGAAAACCTTTCTAAATTTATATATTTAGTACACCATAAGGCTGGATTGAATATCGGCATGCGGAGCATTACTGTGTCTACTTGCGGCATCCTGCCTAAAATCGAAGTGTTTGCAAAGGAGTTTCCTCAGGTGAATCTGGCCATATCGCTGCATGCTCCCAACGATCAGATCCGAGATCTGACCATGCCGATCAATAAGAAATACAATATGGAACAGCTTTTAAAAGCATGCAGGGACTATGTAGAAGAAACGGGCAGGCGGATCACTTTTGAATATGCGCTGGTATCCGGCGTAAATGATCAGGCTGTTCACGCAGAAGAATTAGCAAAAAGATTGAAGGGAATGCTTTGTCACGTCAATTTGATCCCTTTGAACAATGTAACGGAAAGTAGCTTTTCCGGAGCTTCCAGAGTACAGGCTTCCCAATTTCAGGCTCAATTAGAGAAGTTAGGTATTCAGGCTACGGTCAGAAGAGAGTTGGGAAGCGATATTGATGCGGCATGCGGGCAGCTCCGATTAAAGAATTATGAAAATTTGGAAAATTAG
- a CDS encoding ABC transporter permease, with translation MDILYLVVQQTMFFSIPLLITALGGMFTERGGVTNIALDGTMIMGAFASIYFINRMQDYMSGQLLLILAILIAIAVGAVFSLLLAYSAVNMKADQIIGGTALNMFAPAFAIYVARMIQDNGVQQIAFRNTFRIDSVPVLGDIPVLGSLLFKNAYITTYIGFAILILSVIVLYKTRFGLRLRACGEHPHAADSVGINVYRMRYAGVMISGGLAGLGGLVFVIPTSTNFNATVAGYGFLALAVMIFGQWKPLRILFAAFFFGLMKTIASAYSVIPFLAGSNISSDVYKMVPFIATLIVLAFSSKSSQAPRAVAVPYDKGSR, from the coding sequence ATGGATATTTTATATTTAGTCGTTCAACAGACCATGTTCTTTTCCATCCCGCTTTTAATTACGGCTCTTGGGGGTATGTTTACAGAACGGGGCGGTGTTACCAACATTGCTTTAGACGGAACCATGATCATGGGGGCTTTTGCCAGCATCTATTTTATCAACCGGATGCAGGACTATATGAGCGGCCAGCTTTTATTGATTCTTGCCATACTGATTGCTATAGCGGTGGGGGCTGTTTTCTCTCTGCTCCTTGCCTATTCGGCTGTCAACATGAAAGCCGATCAGATCATAGGCGGTACGGCACTGAATATGTTTGCACCGGCTTTTGCCATTTATGTGGCTCGAATGATTCAAGACAACGGTGTTCAGCAAATCGCCTTTCGAAATACGTTCCGAATCGATTCCGTACCGGTTTTGGGGGATATTCCTGTTTTAGGGAGTCTGCTCTTTAAAAATGCATACATTACGACCTATATTGGTTTTGCTATATTGATTCTGTCCGTTATCGTTTTATACAAGACGCGATTCGGCCTCAGGCTGCGTGCCTGCGGGGAACATCCTCATGCGGCGGACTCCGTGGGTATCAACGTGTATCGAATGAGATATGCGGGTGTTATGATTTCAGGCGGACTGGCAGGATTAGGCGGGCTGGTGTTTGTCATACCTACATCCACCAATTTTAACGCTACGGTAGCCGGATACGGATTCCTTGCGCTGGCAGTTATGATTTTTGGACAGTGGAAACCTCTGAGAATTTTGTTTGCGGCCTTTTTCTTCGGATTGATGAAAACCATTGCTTCGGCTTATTCGGTTATTCCGTTTTTGGCCGGATCGAACATTTCAAGTGACGTTTATAAAATGGTTCCGTTTATTGCCACGCTGATCGTGCTGGCATTCAGTTCAAAGTCATCACAGGCACCAAGAGCGGTAGCGGTTCCTTACGATAAGGGCAGCCGATAG
- a CDS encoding NUDIX hydrolase, which produces MNKNKLNLSEIENIFKNRKPAAIGEYHYFSVLVPLIEKDGELYLLYEIRAKSLKTQPGEICFPGGAVEKNETKRQCAIRETCEELGVEKKDIRIISELDTLYTYSNFTMYCFLGKISYEALSQKKINEDEVQEFFLVPLNYMMDQAPFIYNVDVLPNIGTDFPYDLLKLNNGYNWRKGKSEVPIYTYEDKSIWGLTARITHNFVNIIKLENRE; this is translated from the coding sequence TTGAACAAGAACAAATTGAATTTAAGTGAAATTGAAAATATCTTTAAGAACAGAAAGCCTGCTGCTATAGGCGAGTATCATTATTTTTCCGTCCTGGTTCCTTTAATTGAGAAAGATGGGGAGCTTTATTTACTGTATGAGATACGTGCAAAGTCTCTGAAAACTCAGCCGGGGGAAATATGCTTTCCGGGAGGAGCTGTTGAAAAAAACGAGACAAAAAGACAGTGTGCGATTCGGGAGACCTGTGAAGAGCTGGGTGTGGAGAAGAAGGATATACGCATTATTTCAGAGCTGGACACCTTGTATACGTACAGCAATTTTACCATGTATTGTTTTTTGGGAAAGATTTCTTATGAAGCACTGAGCCAGAAAAAAATAAATGAAGATGAAGTGCAAGAATTCTTCCTGGTGCCGCTGAATTATATGATGGATCAGGCTCCATTTATCTATAATGTGGATGTATTGCCAAACATAGGGACAGATTTTCCCTATGATTTGTTAAAACTTAACAATGGATATAATTGGAGAAAGGGTAAATCGGAGGTGCCAATTTATACGTATGAGGACAAAAGCATATGGGGCTTAACCGCTAGAATTACACATAATTTTGTAAATATCATAAAGCTGGAAAACAGGGAATAA
- a CDS encoding ABC transporter ATP-binding protein: MEYIIEMLNITKEFPGIVANDDITLQLKKGEIHALLGENGAGKSTLMSVLFGMYQPEKGVIKKNGQEVKINDPNDANALGIGMVHQHFKLVHNFTVLQNIILGVETTKNGILKMGEAREKIIALSEKYGLMVDPEAKVEDITVGMQQRVEILKMLYRDNEILIFDEPTAVLTPQEIEELMKIMKGLAAEGKSILFITHKLNEIKAVADRCTVLRKGKYIGTIDVASTSKEEMSEMMVGRKVDLTVQKKPIEPGNVVLEVKNMTVKSKHHSKNAVNNVSFQVRKGEIVCIAGIDGNGQSELVYGLTGLLQVESGEIFINGQNITKESIRKRNLDGLSHIPEDRHKDGLILDYNLTENLILKNYFKPGFQKGSFINFKKSREYAEKLIQQFDIRSGQGTKTMVRSMSGGNQQKAIIARELDLDPEILIAVQPTRGLDVGAIEYIHKQLIEKRDEGKAVLLVSLELDEVMNVSDRILVIYEGELVADVDPKEITMNELGLYMAGSKRNEVTA; this comes from the coding sequence ATGGAATATATAATAGAGATGTTGAACATCACGAAGGAGTTTCCGGGCATTGTAGCCAATGATGATATTACATTACAGCTCAAAAAAGGAGAGATTCATGCGCTGCTTGGTGAGAACGGAGCCGGAAAGTCTACGCTGATGAGCGTTCTGTTCGGTATGTATCAGCCTGAAAAGGGTGTCATCAAAAAGAACGGACAGGAAGTAAAAATCAATGATCCAAATGATGCCAACGCACTGGGAATCGGTATGGTACACCAGCATTTTAAGCTGGTACACAACTTTACAGTGCTTCAAAATATCATTTTAGGTGTGGAAACCACCAAAAACGGAATATTAAAAATGGGCGAGGCAAGGGAAAAGATCATAGCCTTGTCCGAAAAGTATGGATTGATGGTAGACCCTGAGGCAAAGGTCGAGGACATCACGGTAGGCATGCAGCAGAGAGTGGAAATTTTAAAAATGCTTTATAGGGATAACGAAATCCTTATTTTTGATGAGCCTACGGCCGTATTAACGCCCCAGGAGATAGAAGAATTGATGAAAATTATGAAGGGGCTTGCCGCAGAGGGAAAATCCATCCTCTTTATTACGCATAAGCTGAATGAAATAAAAGCAGTTGCCGACAGATGCACGGTGCTTCGAAAGGGAAAGTATATCGGAACCATAGACGTAGCGTCTACCTCTAAAGAGGAAATGTCGGAAATGATGGTGGGGCGAAAAGTAGATCTGACCGTTCAGAAAAAGCCGATTGAGCCGGGTAATGTGGTACTTGAAGTAAAGAATATGACTGTAAAATCCAAGCACCACAGCAAAAATGCCGTGAATAATGTTTCGTTTCAAGTTCGAAAGGGAGAGATTGTCTGTATTGCAGGAATAGACGGAAACGGACAATCGGAACTGGTCTACGGATTGACCGGACTGTTGCAGGTAGAATCGGGTGAGATCTTTATCAATGGGCAGAACATTACCAAGGAGAGTATTCGCAAGAGAAATCTGGACGGTTTGAGCCATATCCCCGAAGACAGGCATAAGGATGGGCTGATATTAGATTACAATCTGACTGAAAATCTCATACTAAAGAATTATTTTAAGCCGGGATTTCAGAAGGGCAGCTTTATTAATTTTAAGAAATCAAGAGAGTATGCGGAAAAGCTGATCCAGCAATTTGATATACGAAGCGGACAAGGGACTAAAACTATGGTTCGAAGCATGTCCGGAGGAAATCAACAAAAAGCGATTATTGCCAGGGAGCTGGATTTGGATCCGGAAATACTGATTGCCGTACAGCCTACTAGGGGGCTGGACGTAGGTGCTATCGAATATATTCATAAACAGCTGATTGAAAAGCGGGACGAAGGAAAAGCCGTTCTCCTTGTGTCTTTGGAACTGGATGAAGTCATGAATGTGAGCGACCGGATTCTGGTGATTTATGAGGGTGAGCTCGTTGCGGATGTGGATCCAAAGGAAATAACCATGAATGAATTGGGGCTATATATGGCAGGATCAAAAAGAAATGAGGTGACAGCATAA